One stretch of Flavobacterium sp. 9 DNA includes these proteins:
- a CDS encoding DUF4198 domain-containing protein encodes MKSKTLKSITFLFLMLIASPAIFAHALWIETKATGTKGKAQEISVFFGEFSDNDITPSAKWFSDLKDFSLVVISPSKKETKLTATALENKYQAFFTPDEDGVYTVVMHHTVKDVYGTMKLDYNSSATVLVGNAAKGNEAAANSNIISVFSKDVATAKQKTKINVNALYEGKEAKEQKIKVIAPNGWEKELWSNDKGEISFSPIWPGNYMVEFAYTEKAAGEHNGKKYDEIWKMATYLISVK; translated from the coding sequence ATGAAATCTAAAACTTTAAAATCAATAACGTTTTTATTTTTAATGTTGATTGCAAGTCCTGCAATATTCGCACACGCACTTTGGATCGAAACTAAAGCAACTGGAACTAAAGGAAAAGCACAAGAAATTTCAGTTTTCTTTGGAGAATTTTCAGATAATGATATTACACCTTCTGCAAAATGGTTTTCTGATTTAAAAGATTTTTCTTTGGTTGTAATCAGCCCTTCAAAAAAAGAAACTAAACTTACGGCAACAGCTTTAGAAAATAAATATCAGGCATTTTTCACGCCAGATGAAGACGGTGTTTATACTGTAGTAATGCATCACACGGTAAAAGATGTGTACGGAACTATGAAATTAGATTACAACTCAAGCGCAACTGTTTTAGTTGGTAATGCTGCAAAAGGAAATGAAGCTGCTGCAAACTCAAACATTATAAGTGTATTTTCTAAAGATGTAGCAACTGCAAAACAAAAAACAAAGATCAATGTGAATGCTTTATACGAAGGTAAGGAAGCAAAAGAACAAAAAATAAAAGTAATCGCTCCAAATGGCTGGGAAAAAGAATTATGGAGTAATGACAAAGGAGAAATCTCTTTCTCACCAATCTGGCCAGGGAATTACATGGTAGAATTTGCTTATACAGAAAAAGCTGCCGGAGAACATAATGGTAAAAAATATGACGAAATCTGGAAAATGGCAACTTACTTAATTTCAGTAAAATAA
- a CDS encoding PepSY domain-containing protein — MTFKKIILKIHLWLGLGSGLIIVILGITGCIYVFDEELRPIVYHDSYYADETKNEQKPLSELLKITQDSIGKDKPINALNIRNEKNATVTLYTNKTIENKNPIWYWDTTAYNYHIFINPFTGKIQKIEDATTEFFEVVFSLHWSLLLTNDIGQPIVGIAVIIFIISLITGLILWWPKNKAAAKQRYWFRWKNTTQWKRKNYDLHNILGFYVTILALLIALTGLVWSFEWVNNGVKWIANGGQTIENTQKEIKSDVSKNNNQNPLDKIYATLKNDFPNAESYNISIPEDSLQSQFVFVDNGGSFDKILLQFDQYTGKLLDKKTYDDRNNGDKIRSLNYDIHAGGILGLPGKILAFFASFICASLPVTGFYIWWGRNNKKKKTK, encoded by the coding sequence ATGACCTTTAAAAAAATCATACTTAAAATTCATTTATGGCTAGGTTTAGGCTCTGGTCTAATTATAGTTATTCTGGGTATTACGGGCTGTATTTATGTCTTTGACGAAGAATTAAGACCTATAGTTTATCACGATAGTTATTATGCCGATGAAACTAAAAACGAGCAAAAGCCGCTATCTGAATTGCTGAAAATAACGCAAGACTCTATTGGAAAAGATAAACCAATAAATGCGCTAAATATACGAAATGAAAAAAATGCAACCGTAACATTGTATACCAATAAAACGATCGAAAACAAAAATCCGATTTGGTATTGGGACACGACAGCATACAATTATCATATTTTCATTAATCCATTTACAGGAAAAATTCAGAAAATAGAAGATGCTACAACGGAGTTTTTTGAGGTTGTTTTCTCTCTGCATTGGAGTTTATTACTGACAAATGACATTGGTCAGCCAATTGTTGGTATTGCAGTCATCATATTTATTATCTCCCTAATTACGGGACTTATACTTTGGTGGCCCAAAAATAAAGCAGCTGCAAAACAACGTTATTGGTTTCGCTGGAAAAACACAACACAATGGAAACGTAAGAATTATGACTTGCATAATATTCTGGGATTTTATGTAACCATTCTTGCCTTGCTTATTGCGCTTACAGGTTTGGTTTGGTCTTTTGAATGGGTTAATAATGGCGTAAAATGGATTGCAAATGGTGGTCAGACTATCGAGAATACGCAGAAAGAAATAAAATCAGATGTTTCGAAAAACAACAATCAAAATCCGCTGGATAAAATCTATGCTACTTTAAAAAATGATTTTCCGAATGCAGAAAGCTACAACATTTCAATTCCCGAAGATTCTCTACAATCACAATTTGTATTTGTTGATAATGGAGGAAGTTTTGATAAAATCCTGCTTCAATTTGATCAATATACCGGAAAATTATTAGATAAGAAAACCTACGATGACCGAAATAACGGAGATAAAATCCGTTCGCTAAACTATGATATTCACGCTGGCGGAATATTGGGATTACCAGGGAAAATATTGGCGTTTTTCGCCAGTTTTATTTGCGCAAGTCTTCCTGTAACTGGATTTTATATTTGGTGGGGAAGAAATAATAAGAAGAAAAAAACGAAATAA
- a CDS encoding TonB-dependent receptor: protein MNYLNPRMKKLAYVIGLFFIVTTTAFAQQNFGKIKGTVTTSDSELAIGVNIILKNSKYGTITNEDGVFEFNRVKANTYTLQVSLTGYETLEQEVSVSANETTTLNLQLKVSNKQLKEVIITNNNKKAFPKQSVYVSKMPLKNVENPQVYNIVSSELIKEQAITNYEDALKNVPGIQKLWESTGRGGDGGSYYTLRGFEVQANIVNGLPGLTNGSLDPANVERIEVIKGPSGTLFGSSLVSYGGLINTVTKKPYNGFGGEISYITGSFGLNRVTADVNTPLDDADNVAFRINAAYQTENSFQDAGFRTSLFVAPSLSYKVNEKLSFLINTEFMQEEKTTPSMLFLGRDKPLQYANLAELNYNTDLSFYSNDLAMKNPRFSLQGQMTYKISDQWTSQTVLSRSSSKSNGYYSYIYDNEDGNKDFALYITKEQSQTVTTDIQQNFIGDFKIGSMRNRLVVGLDYFDRNVMYGGSGYGHLYNVTAQGEVRQLDASNPYYLTQTSVDKLLANEAAGNFNPQDATYSAYSSDVLNITSKLLAMASLRVDYFDTKGDIKNKNDDYTQTALSPKFGLLYQPIEDKLAVFANYMNGFRNVAPAMTYDPDGNLIGSKTFEPEHANQLEFGVKANLFSDKLNATVSYYNINVANLVTSNPLFSAQGGEARSKGFEFDLNASPIKGLSIIAGYSYNDSEITKGDVGNVWLEQGKRPFWSGPKNLVNLWATYKFDEGFLENFGLGFGGNYASENAILDSSVTGKFVLPAYTVINGSAFYNSNKFRVALNINNITNKDYFNGGWSTVNPQKPRNVVASFTYKF, encoded by the coding sequence ATGAACTATTTAAATCCAAGAATGAAAAAACTTGCCTATGTCATTGGTCTGTTTTTTATTGTAACAACCACAGCATTTGCCCAACAAAACTTTGGAAAAATTAAAGGAACAGTAACAACTTCTGACAGCGAACTTGCTATTGGCGTAAATATTATACTTAAAAATTCCAAGTATGGAACGATTACCAATGAAGATGGTGTTTTTGAGTTTAACCGAGTAAAAGCAAACACTTATACTTTGCAGGTTTCTTTAACGGGTTATGAAACTCTGGAACAGGAAGTAAGTGTTTCTGCAAATGAAACTACAACATTGAATTTACAATTGAAGGTTTCAAACAAACAATTAAAAGAGGTAATTATTACCAACAATAATAAAAAAGCTTTCCCGAAACAAAGTGTTTATGTTTCGAAAATGCCTTTGAAAAACGTCGAAAATCCTCAAGTTTATAATATTGTATCTTCTGAATTAATAAAAGAACAAGCCATTACAAACTACGAAGATGCCTTGAAAAATGTACCGGGAATTCAAAAATTATGGGAATCTACAGGTCGTGGCGGCGATGGAGGATCTTATTATACTTTGCGTGGTTTTGAAGTTCAGGCCAATATCGTAAACGGATTACCGGGATTAACAAATGGTAGCTTGGATCCGGCAAATGTGGAACGAATTGAAGTTATCAAGGGTCCATCAGGAACTTTATTCGGGAGTAGTTTAGTGAGTTACGGCGGACTTATTAATACGGTTACCAAAAAACCTTATAACGGTTTTGGTGGCGAAATATCTTATATCACCGGAAGTTTTGGTTTAAACCGAGTTACTGCTGATGTCAATACTCCACTTGACGATGCTGATAATGTAGCTTTTAGAATTAATGCAGCTTATCAAACTGAAAACAGTTTTCAGGATGCTGGATTTCGCACTTCTCTTTTTGTTGCACCTTCCCTATCTTATAAAGTAAACGAGAAACTTTCGTTTTTGATCAATACTGAATTTATGCAGGAAGAAAAAACAACGCCATCGATGTTGTTTTTAGGAAGAGATAAACCTTTGCAATATGCCAATTTAGCCGAATTAAACTATAATACAGATTTGTCTTTTTACAGCAATGATTTAGCAATGAAGAATCCTAGATTTAGTTTGCAAGGTCAAATGACTTATAAAATTTCTGATCAATGGACTTCGCAAACCGTTTTATCAAGAAGTTCGTCTAAATCAAACGGATATTATTCTTATATCTATGATAACGAAGACGGAAATAAAGATTTTGCTTTATATATTACAAAAGAACAATCGCAAACTGTTACGACAGATATTCAGCAAAATTTTATTGGTGATTTCAAAATCGGATCAATGCGTAATCGTCTTGTTGTAGGTCTTGATTATTTTGATCGAAATGTAATGTACGGAGGTTCTGGCTATGGACATCTTTATAATGTTACCGCTCAAGGCGAAGTGAGACAATTAGACGCTTCAAATCCTTATTATCTGACTCAGACTTCTGTTGATAAATTACTGGCTAATGAAGCTGCAGGAAATTTCAATCCGCAAGATGCAACGTATAGTGCTTATTCTTCAGATGTATTGAATATTACTTCTAAATTGTTGGCAATGGCAAGTTTAAGAGTCGATTATTTTGATACTAAAGGTGATATCAAAAACAAAAACGACGATTATACACAAACTGCATTATCACCAAAATTCGGATTATTATACCAACCTATCGAAGATAAATTAGCCGTATTTGCCAATTATATGAATGGTTTCAGAAACGTTGCTCCTGCAATGACTTATGATCCTGACGGAAATTTAATAGGCTCAAAAACTTTTGAACCTGAACATGCGAATCAGTTAGAATTTGGAGTAAAAGCTAATCTTTTTTCCGATAAATTAAATGCAACTGTAAGTTATTATAATATAAATGTTGCCAATTTAGTAACCAGCAATCCTCTTTTTTCTGCACAAGGCGGTGAAGCAAGAAGCAAAGGTTTTGAATTTGATTTGAATGCTTCTCCAATAAAAGGATTGAGTATTATTGCCGGATATAGTTATAATGACAGTGAAATTACAAAAGGAGATGTTGGAAATGTTTGGTTAGAACAAGGAAAAAGACCTTTCTGGTCTGGTCCAAAAAACTTAGTAAATCTTTGGGCTACTTATAAATTTGACGAAGGTTTCTTAGAAAATTTCGGTCTTGGTTTTGGAGGAAATTATGCGAGCGAAAATGCTATTTTGGACAGTTCTGTAACCGGAAAATTTGTATTACCGGCTTATACTGTTATCAATGGTTCAGCGTTTTATAATTCGAATAAATTTCGAGTAGCTTTAAACATCAACAATATTACCAATAAAGATTATTTTAATGGTGGCTGGTCTACAGTAAATCCGCAAAAGCCCAGAAATGTTGTAGCAAGTTTTACTTATAAATTCTAG
- a CDS encoding MFS transporter gives MILPFLKKLQNSPKGFRLANTVFFFLSGFGYSSWVSRIPHIKAQLHLSEAQFGTVLFAFPIGLMLTMPFTGKLLNKYSSRYIMLLGAIMFNIVLSLPGLAAFVWQLVIILLIFGASRNIFNLSINAQSLEVQKLYPQSIITRFHAVWSIAVFAGAGLGYVMVSKHIAPSHHLLGVSIFMMGLTACFYPLSIHNEPVPVKKKFFSMPEKNLIKFAIICFVSMACENTMYDWSGIYFENILHASPKLTSAAFVFFATAVTLGRLFGDYGVMKFGTKRILLYSGILITVGFLICFLFPFIYPTFFGYILIGVGVSCVVPLVFSIAGRSSKLSSGSALTSISTIGYLGFLLVPPMVGFISEYLSMKWAFLVMALLGILMIFMVNKIGEKE, from the coding sequence ATGATTTTACCTTTTTTGAAGAAACTACAGAATTCGCCAAAAGGATTCCGTTTAGCCAATACTGTGTTTTTTTTCCTTTCCGGATTTGGATATTCTTCTTGGGTTTCCCGAATTCCGCATATAAAAGCGCAGTTGCATTTATCAGAAGCTCAATTTGGAACCGTTTTATTTGCTTTTCCAATTGGTTTAATGCTTACAATGCCTTTTACAGGAAAATTATTGAATAAATATAGTAGCCGTTATATCATGTTGTTGGGAGCAATTATGTTTAATATTGTACTCTCCTTGCCAGGTTTGGCCGCTTTTGTATGGCAGTTGGTTATTATACTTTTAATCTTTGGAGCTTCTCGTAATATTTTTAATTTGTCGATTAATGCACAATCTCTTGAAGTTCAAAAATTGTATCCACAATCGATCATAACCCGTTTTCACGCCGTTTGGAGTATTGCCGTTTTTGCAGGCGCAGGTTTAGGTTATGTAATGGTATCAAAACATATTGCGCCGTCGCATCATTTATTGGGTGTAAGTATTTTTATGATGGGACTTACCGCTTGTTTTTATCCGTTGAGTATTCATAATGAGCCTGTACCGGTTAAAAAGAAGTTTTTTTCGATGCCGGAAAAAAATCTGATTAAGTTCGCGATCATTTGTTTTGTTTCGATGGCTTGCGAAAATACGATGTACGATTGGAGCGGTATTTACTTTGAAAATATATTGCATGCTTCGCCAAAGTTAACTAGTGCAGCATTTGTATTTTTTGCAACAGCAGTAACTTTAGGACGTTTATTTGGAGATTATGGAGTAATGAAATTTGGAACAAAACGAATCCTGCTTTACAGCGGAATTTTGATCACGGTAGGATTTTTAATTTGCTTTTTATTCCCTTTTATTTATCCAACTTTTTTCGGCTATATCTTAATCGGAGTTGGAGTTTCTTGCGTTGTTCCGTTAGTATTTAGCATCGCCGGAAGATCTTCAAAATTAAGCAGCGGTTCTGCATTAACTTCTATATCTACAATTGGTTATCTTGGGTTTTTATTGGTTCCGCCAATGGTTGGTTTTATCTCTGAATATTTAAGTATGAAGTGGGCATTTCTAGTAATGGCACTTTTAGGGATATTGATGATTTTCATGGTGAATAAAATCGGGGAGAAGGAGTAG
- a CDS encoding TonB-dependent receptor, translating to MKYSTAKTYRFLFTISFLFTVFSSFAQQNFGKIKGTITTSDGDAAAGVNVILKSSKYGTTTNDDGSFELNRVRANTYTLQISLTGYETTEQVVIVAETETSTVNLQLKVSNKELHEVVVNGKKSILSKKTDYVARMPLKNLENPQVYSVIQKELLQEQISVDIRSAVVNAPGVTTKIYPSGGLEISFRGFSTGVNARNGMENMTGRSSISIDNAERIEVLKGPSGTLFGSSVSSFGGVVNLVTKKPFEGKKTEVSYTGGSFGLNRLALDINTPLTQDNKVLFRLNTSLNTEKSFLDYGFNKTFLIAPSLVYKATDKLTLSVDTEIFSVNNTRPTYGRSYAAGITNPTELQIDYRKSLFHDDLDAKTSSTKVFVQAEYQLADNWKSTTLYSFIDENVDRSYQYYTKWTSPTEVLRSVSRFGPISNQFTNIQENINGEFSTGSIKHKLLLGANYRFSKGTFNYGATPVLDTINVTKPFEPIRKKQVDAALSQLTWPVSDEQIFSVYASDVISFTDRLSAMLSLRLDNFVQKKLVDVPGYNQTALSPKLGLVYEVVKNQVSLFGNYMNGFQNSGPVNQPDGSLLVLKPVYANQYEGGVKVEAFNKKLSTTLSYYNITIDNATRTTPDGFSVQDGKQVSEGLDFELIANPIEGLNAVVGYAYNDNRIVKSSDASIEGNKASGAPENVVNFWLSYKFQNVLKDFGLGFGGNYVDKQYKFEDESFYAPSYSVYNATVFYDQPTWRLGVKFNNLNNKKYWDSYGMAQTPSNVLVNLTLKF from the coding sequence ATGAAATATTCTACTGCGAAAACCTATCGTTTTCTATTTACAATCAGTTTTCTATTCACTGTTTTCAGCTCTTTTGCGCAACAAAACTTTGGAAAAATAAAAGGAACAATCACAACTTCTGACGGCGACGCTGCTGCTGGTGTAAATGTGATTCTTAAATCTTCAAAATATGGCACGACTACCAATGACGATGGTAGTTTTGAATTGAACAGAGTGCGAGCGAATACTTATACTTTACAAATATCTTTAACGGGTTACGAAACTACAGAACAAGTAGTTATTGTTGCAGAAACAGAAACGTCAACTGTTAACTTACAATTGAAGGTTTCGAACAAAGAATTACACGAAGTTGTAGTGAATGGCAAAAAAAGCATCTTATCTAAAAAAACAGATTACGTTGCCAGAATGCCACTGAAAAATCTTGAAAATCCTCAGGTTTATAGCGTGATTCAAAAAGAACTTTTGCAGGAACAAATTTCGGTAGACATTAGAAGCGCAGTTGTAAATGCACCTGGTGTAACTACCAAAATTTATCCTTCGGGAGGACTTGAAATTTCTTTCAGAGGATTTAGTACGGGAGTTAATGCCAGAAACGGAATGGAAAACATGACAGGTCGAAGCTCTATTTCTATTGATAATGCAGAGCGAATTGAGGTTCTTAAAGGGCCTTCGGGAACTTTATTCGGGTCGTCTGTATCGTCTTTTGGAGGTGTAGTAAATCTTGTTACCAAAAAACCTTTTGAAGGTAAAAAAACAGAGGTTTCTTATACTGGAGGAAGTTTCGGTTTAAACCGACTTGCACTTGATATCAATACTCCGTTAACTCAGGATAATAAAGTATTGTTTAGATTAAACACTTCTCTAAATACTGAAAAAAGCTTCTTGGATTATGGTTTTAATAAAACATTCCTGATTGCGCCAAGTCTTGTTTATAAAGCAACAGATAAACTTACCTTAAGTGTTGATACTGAAATCTTCAGCGTAAATAATACGCGTCCTACTTACGGACGTTCGTATGCTGCCGGAATTACAAATCCAACGGAACTACAAATAGACTACAGAAAGAGTTTATTTCATGATGATCTTGATGCCAAAACTTCATCGACTAAAGTTTTTGTTCAGGCAGAATATCAATTGGCAGATAATTGGAAATCTACTACGCTTTACTCTTTTATAGACGAAAATGTAGATCGCAGTTATCAATATTACACGAAATGGACTTCACCAACTGAAGTTCTAAGAAGTGTATCTCGTTTTGGACCAATCTCTAATCAGTTTACGAATATTCAAGAAAACATTAATGGTGAATTTTCTACCGGAAGCATCAAACACAAACTATTATTGGGTGCAAATTACAGATTCTCAAAAGGTACTTTCAATTATGGCGCAACGCCGGTTCTGGACACTATTAATGTAACAAAACCTTTTGAGCCTATTCGAAAAAAACAAGTTGACGCAGCGCTTTCTCAACTTACATGGCCGGTTTCAGACGAACAAATATTTAGTGTTTATGCCTCAGATGTAATCAGTTTTACAGATCGTTTATCTGCAATGTTGAGTCTTCGTCTGGATAATTTCGTTCAGAAAAAACTTGTAGATGTTCCCGGATATAACCAAACTGCTTTATCGCCAAAATTAGGTTTGGTTTATGAAGTGGTTAAAAATCAGGTTTCTTTATTTGGAAATTATATGAATGGTTTTCAAAATTCAGGTCCGGTAAATCAGCCTGACGGAAGCTTGTTAGTATTAAAACCAGTTTATGCAAACCAATATGAAGGTGGTGTAAAAGTTGAAGCTTTCAATAAAAAATTAAGCACGACATTAAGTTATTACAACATTACAATTGATAATGCGACTAGAACAACTCCTGACGGATTTAGTGTTCAGGATGGTAAACAAGTAAGCGAAGGTCTGGATTTTGAACTTATTGCAAATCCTATCGAAGGTTTAAATGCTGTGGTTGGTTATGCTTATAATGATAATCGTATCGTAAAATCATCAGATGCCAGTATTGAAGGAAACAAAGCAAGCGGAGCTCCGGAAAATGTAGTTAATTTTTGGTTGTCTTATAAATTTCAAAACGTGTTAAAAGATTTCGGACTTGGTTTTGGAGGTAATTATGTAGACAAACAATACAAATTTGAAGACGAAAGTTTCTACGCTCCATCCTATTCCGTTTATAACGCAACTGTATTTTATGATCAGCCAACTTGGAGACTTGGTGTTAAATTCAACAACCTAAACAACAAAAAATACTGGGATTCTTATGGAATGGCTCAGACTCCATCAAACGTATTAGTAAACTTGACCTTGAAATTTTAA
- a CDS encoding type IA DNA topoisomerase → MKVCIAEKPSVAREIASVLGANTKHDGYYEGNGYAVTYTFGHLCTLKEPNDYKPHWKSWDLNNLPMLPEKFETKVVENSGIQKQFKIVKSLFDKAEVVINCGDAGQEGELIQRWVMNEAHYKGEVQRLWISSLTTEAIKEGFENLKPSENYDNLFYAGFSRAIGDWLLGMNATRLYTVKHGGYKQVLSIGRVQTPTLAMVVDRWKEIENFKPQPYWELQTLYRETLFSYEEGRFLKKEDGELLANKVKESEFEIVSVDKKNGNEYAPKLFDLTGLQVYCNTKFGFSADETLKIVQTLYEQKVVTYPRVDTTFLPNDIYPKVPGILQKLSKYAELTQPLLGKKIKKSPKVFNDKKVTDHHAIIPTGIESNLQYNQQQVYDIITRRFIAVFYDDCLVANTTVIGKAADVMFKTTGKVILKKGFRVVFEDPNAKEKEADLLPNFVVGEKGPHEPSFLEKETKPPNQFTEATLLRAMETAGKQVDDEDLRELMKENGIGRPSTRANIIETLFKRQYIVRNKKQVLPTPTGIQLIDTIQNELIKSAELTGSWEKQLKDIEKGTYTAGAFIKNMKRMVEALVTEVRSETRHANISHATATQKEVVKVDKKKAAGILAETCPKCQKATLIKGKSAYGCGNYKAGCDFLLPYTFAEKKITESQYLRLVQKGSTVNIKGFKTDGETVEGLIRFEENYKLKLETKKTAPKAKAKPAATTDSEALTCPKCKKGTIMKGNTAYGCGDYKLGCDFKVTFDDVRAKLKDQKPTKELVYSILCEVKS, encoded by the coding sequence ATGAAGGTATGTATTGCTGAGAAACCAAGTGTAGCACGTGAAATCGCATCCGTTTTGGGTGCCAATACCAAACACGATGGATATTACGAAGGCAATGGTTACGCTGTGACCTATACTTTTGGTCATTTATGTACTTTAAAAGAACCTAACGATTATAAACCACACTGGAAAAGCTGGGATTTGAACAACTTACCCATGCTTCCGGAGAAATTCGAAACCAAAGTAGTTGAGAACTCAGGAATCCAAAAGCAATTTAAAATTGTAAAAAGCTTATTCGACAAAGCCGAAGTAGTCATAAACTGCGGGGATGCCGGGCAAGAAGGAGAATTGATTCAGCGTTGGGTTATGAACGAAGCGCATTACAAAGGTGAAGTACAACGTTTATGGATTTCGTCCTTAACAACTGAAGCGATAAAAGAAGGTTTCGAAAACTTAAAACCTTCTGAAAACTACGATAATTTATTCTACGCCGGATTTTCAAGAGCCATTGGCGACTGGTTATTAGGTATGAATGCCACACGTTTGTATACCGTAAAACATGGCGGTTACAAACAAGTTTTGTCTATTGGGCGCGTGCAAACGCCAACATTGGCAATGGTTGTTGATCGCTGGAAAGAAATCGAAAACTTTAAACCGCAGCCTTATTGGGAATTACAAACTTTATACAGAGAAACTCTTTTCAGCTATGAAGAAGGTCGTTTTCTGAAAAAAGAAGATGGAGAACTTCTCGCCAATAAAGTCAAAGAAAGCGAGTTCGAAATTGTTTCTGTCGATAAAAAGAACGGAAACGAATATGCGCCTAAACTATTTGATTTAACAGGTTTACAGGTTTATTGCAATACCAAATTTGGATTTTCGGCAGATGAAACACTTAAAATTGTACAAACTTTGTACGAACAAAAAGTAGTGACATATCCCAGAGTTGATACAACTTTCTTACCAAATGACATTTACCCAAAAGTACCTGGAATTCTGCAAAAGCTTTCCAAATATGCCGAATTAACGCAACCTCTTTTAGGAAAAAAAATAAAAAAATCGCCTAAGGTTTTCAACGATAAAAAAGTTACGGATCACCACGCGATTATTCCAACCGGAATAGAAAGTAATTTGCAATACAATCAGCAACAAGTATATGACATTATTACAAGACGTTTTATTGCCGTTTTTTATGACGATTGTTTGGTTGCCAATACAACTGTAATTGGAAAAGCAGCTGATGTAATGTTCAAAACAACTGGAAAAGTGATCTTAAAAAAAGGTTTTCGTGTTGTGTTTGAAGATCCGAATGCCAAAGAAAAAGAGGCCGATTTATTACCCAATTTTGTAGTGGGAGAAAAAGGTCCGCATGAACCTTCATTTTTAGAAAAAGAAACCAAACCACCCAATCAGTTTACGGAGGCAACTTTACTTCGTGCGATGGAAACCGCGGGTAAACAAGTCGATGACGAAGATTTACGAGAATTGATGAAAGAAAACGGTATTGGTCGTCCGTCAACGCGAGCGAATATTATCGAAACTCTTTTTAAGCGTCAATATATTGTTCGAAATAAAAAGCAAGTTTTACCAACGCCTACAGGAATTCAGCTTATAGATACGATTCAGAATGAATTGATTAAATCGGCTGAACTTACGGGTTCTTGGGAGAAACAATTGAAAGATATCGAAAAAGGAACTTATACTGCCGGAGCTTTTATTAAAAACATGAAGCGAATGGTCGAAGCTTTGGTTACCGAAGTACGAAGCGAAACCAGACACGCTAATATTTCGCACGCAACCGCAACGCAAAAAGAAGTTGTAAAAGTCGACAAAAAGAAAGCGGCAGGAATTTTGGCAGAAACTTGTCCGAAATGTCAAAAAGCAACCTTGATAAAAGGAAAATCGGCTTACGGATGTGGTAATTACAAAGCTGGTTGTGATTTTTTATTGCCTTATACTTTTGCAGAGAAAAAAATAACCGAAAGCCAATATTTAAGATTGGTTCAAAAAGGATCGACAGTAAATATAAAAGGTTTTAAAACTGATGGAGAAACTGTTGAAGGTTTGATTCGTTTTGAAGAAAATTACAAACTTAAATTAGAGACCAAGAAAACGGCTCCAAAGGCAAAAGCAAAACCTGCTGCAACAACCGATTCTGAAGCATTAACTTGTCCGAAATGTAAAAAAGGAACAATCATGAAAGGGAATACTGCTTATGGTTGTGGCGATTATAAACTAGGTTGCGATTTTAAAGTAACTTTTGATGATGTAAGAGCCAAACTAAAAGATCAAAAACCAACTAAAGAATTGGTTTATTCGATTCTTTGCGAAGTGAAAAGTTAA
- a CDS encoding DUF6265 family protein — translation MFQKITLLVLLAAVVSCQKKESVEKDKIKIADWLIGNWENKSPDGVLTENWIKLNDSTFSAASYFIKGKDTLHLENIVLAQKGETLTYFATVKGQNDDKPVAFPSTAESDKQLVFENPKHDYPQKITYTKGADNTLTAEISGNLQGKVSSEKFVMTKK, via the coding sequence ATGTTTCAAAAAATTACTCTTTTAGTGCTTTTAGCAGCTGTTGTTTCTTGTCAAAAAAAGGAATCTGTTGAAAAAGATAAAATCAAAATTGCAGATTGGCTTATCGGAAACTGGGAAAACAAATCTCCGGACGGCGTTCTGACTGAAAACTGGATAAAACTAAACGACAGTACTTTTAGCGCCGCATCATACTTCATAAAAGGAAAAGACACTTTGCATTTAGAAAACATTGTTTTGGCTCAAAAAGGCGAAACTCTAACTTATTTTGCCACTGTAAAAGGTCAAAATGATGATAAACCTGTTGCGTTTCCTTCAACTGCTGAATCTGATAAACAGTTGGTTTTCGAAAATCCAAAACACGATTATCCTCAAAAAATTACTTATACAAAAGGCGCTGATAATACTTTGACAGCTGAGATTTCAGGGAACTTGCAAGGAAAAGTGAGTTCTGAGAAGTTTGTTATGACTAAGAAATAA